The sequence below is a genomic window from Methylophilus sp. DW102.
AAATTGAATGGGCGTGCCAAGCTGCAGGGGCATGGCCGCTCAACCGCCGAATTATTGCGCTCGCTGGATGGTCAGCTCGCCCTGATGGTGCGTCAGGGGGAAATGTCTCACTTGTTGATTGAGGCGGCTGGATTAGATATTGCCCAAGCGGTTGGTGTCATGATCAAGGGCGATCAGCCCTTGCCCATGCATTGCGCCGCGATGGGCTGGCGGGCCAAAGAGGGTGTTTTGACACCAGAGGCAGCCGTGATTGATACGCCTGTGACGACCGTCACGGTCAATGGTGCCGTCGATTTGGGCCAGGAGCAGCTCAACCTTAAACTCCAGGCCAGTCCTAAAAACTTTTCGCCGTTAACCGTGCGCTCGCCTATTCTGGTGACAGGGCCTTTTGTGGACCCCCAGGTTTCGATCAGCCCGGGGCCGATTGCCGCACGGGTCGCTGGCGGCATATTACTGGCATTGATCAATCCGTTTGCCGCCATCCTGCCATTTCTCGATCCGGGCGATCAAAGTGCAACTACGGATGTAGGCTGCCAGCAAACCTTGCAACAATTAAAAATGCGTCAACATTGAGTCAAGACAAGACAGCATCCCCTGAAAAAAAAGAACCCAACCGAAGTTGGGTTTAGGGAGCGATTTTGGAGATATACGCTTACGGATCTTACTAAGCATAAGCTGTGCCAGATTTAAAAAGATAATTTAAATCAATTGCTTAAGTATTTAATTCTGTTTTTTAGTGCATGTTGTTTCAATCAGGCTGGTGATGTTTGCACTGTATTGGTGCACTTTGTGTCTGGATTACACCACGACTTAAAGTGATAGGCGCTCAATGAGCGCATCGCTAAAGATGGATGCTGCGGTCGCCTCATGCTAAAATCGCGCTTTAATTTTGTGATACGGAAACTTGATCGTCATGTTTAGCTTTTCAAGAAACTTAAGCGTTGCAGACCCGGCCTTGGCCCAAATGATTTCTTCCGAAGTGGAGCGTCAGCATCAGCATATCGAGTTGATTGCTTCAGAAAACTACACCAGTCCAGCGGTGATGGAAGCCCAAGGCTCGCAATTGACGAACAAGTATGCTGAAGGGTATCCAGGCAAACGCTTTTACGGTGGCTGTGAGTTTGTTGACCAGGTTGAACAGCTGGCGATTGACCGACTGAAAGCCTTGTATGGTGCAGAATATGCTAACGTGCAGCCACATTCTGGCTCACAGGCGAATCAGGCCGTGTATTTCTCCATCCTGAAACCAGGCGATACCGTGATGGGCATGAATCTGGGTCACGGCGGGCACCTCACACATGGTTCTCCGGCTAACCTGTCCGGCAAGTTGTTTAATATCGTGCCTTACGGTTTAAACGATAAAGAAGAGATAGACTACGATGAGATGGAGCGTATTGCGGTGGAGTGCAAACCAAAGTTGTTGATTGGGGGTGCTTCTGCGTATGCCTTGCGTTTTGACTGGGCGCGTATGGCTGAAATCGCCAAAAAAGTCGGTGCTTATTTCATGGTCGATATGGCGCACTATTCTGGCCTGATCGCGGCGGGTGTATATCCTAACCCGGTACCGCATGCTGACTTTGTGACTTCAACCACGCACAAGACCTTACGTGGTCCACGTGGCGGTATCATCATGGCTAAGGCCGAGTTTGAAAAATCACTAAACTCCAACGTGTTCCCAAGCTTGCAAGGCGGCCCGTTGATGCATGTCATCGCCGGTAAGGCGACGGCTTTCCTCGAAGCGGCACAGCCAGACTTCAAAGCGTATCAGGAACAGGTATTGAAGAACGCCAGCATCATGGCCAGCACGTTGGCTGCGCGTGGTTTGCGTATTATCTCCGGCCGTACCGAGTCTCATGTGTTCCTGGTAGACCTGCGTCCTAAAGGCTTGACCGGTAAGGCAGCAGACGCTTATCTGGGCCAAGCGCACATTACGGTCAACAAGAATGCGATTCCTAACGACCCCGAGAGCCCGTTTGTGACTTCCGGTATTCGTATCGGTTCGCCTGCGATCACAACGCGTGGCTTTAAAGAAGCCGAAGCCGAGCAAGTGGCTAACCTGATTGCCGATGTGCTGGATAATCCGGAAAGCGCTGAAGTGATTGCGGCCACCAAGGCGAAGGTGCATGCCTTGACCGATCAATTCCCGGTGTACGGTAAATAATTTTTCCGGCTATCCACAGCCATGAAATGTCCGTTTTGCGGTGCTGATGATACGCAAGTGGTGGATTCCCGCCTCAATGAGGAAGGGAACTCCATCCGCAGGCGCCGTCGCTGTCAAGTGTGTGACAAGCGCTTTACCACCTACGAAACGGCAGAACTGCATCTGCCACAGGTGGTGAAGCAAAACGGGACGCGCGAAGAGTTCAAGCGCGAAAAATTGCGCCTCTCTTTTACACGCGCTCTGCACAAACGTCCGGTGCCTACTGAATATGTCGATAAAGCACTGGACCGCATTGTTCAAAAAGTGCTCGGTTTGGGCGCGCGCGAAGTGCCTGCGCGGTTGCTGGGTGAAACCGTCATGCAAGAGTTAAAACAAATGGATCAGGTGGCGTACATCCGCTTTGCTTCGGTGTATCGAAGCTTTTCAGATGTGGATGACTTTCATAACGCCATCCGCGATCTGGATAACTGACAACAACCATTGCCGGACGCACCCTCTGTGCGCTGGTGTATGTGTTCCGTGTACCTTGCTTCACTCTGTGCACGGTCTATCAATGTTGCATGTGAAGACGGGGGCGTATGAAACTGATCAAGCTGTCTGCAGTGGTATTAGCGGTATTCACCGTGATTCTCACCATCGTGTTTTTTACCTGGTGGGCATTTAAAGATGAGGCGGTGTTTGGTCGTGACAAGTTTGACCAGACCCGCTGGATGGAATTGGCCAACACTGTGCAAAAGGAGTGTAGACGCGGTGACATGGCATATGATCTCAAAAATCACATCCTGATTCGAGGCGCCAAAAAAGAGGCAGTCATGGCCTTGCTTGGGCGGCCTAGCCTTGAGGACGCCAATGCACTTGAGTATGATCTGGGTAAGTGCATGCATGTCTATCATGCCTTACGCATATACTTTGACCAGGACGGACGTCTCACCCATAGTCAAATCTCCTCCCATTAGCTTAACTCTCATTGTGTGTACGCCCTTTATCCAGGGCGCGGTCTTGTCATTCACTGGCCGTTCAAAGGTGTCCGCCATACAAAACCACCGCAAGGCGGGCTTTTTTTGTATGATGCTAGTCTATGTTACACAGTACTCAAGATATTCAATGGATGACCCATGCCTTGCGCCTGGCGGTGCATGGACTGTATTCGACCACGCCTAATCCGCGTGTCGGTTGTGTCATCGTCAAACAAGGCCAAGTGCTTGGAGAAGGCGCTCACCTCAAGGCGGGGGAGCCCCATGCTGAAGTACACGCCTTGCGCGCCGCTGGCGAGCAGGCAAGAGGTGCAACTGCATATGTGACTCTGGAGCCCTGCAGTCATTTTGGCCGGACGCCCCCCTGCGCCGATGCACTGGTGAATGCCGGTGTGAGCCGGGTCGTGGTTGCCATGCAGGATCCGAATCCTTTGGTTGCTGGCAACGGCATTGCACGTTTGCAGGCACAGGGTATTGCTGTCACGGTTGGGGTTTGCGAAGCGCAGGCCAAGGCGCTGAATCCCGGGTTTATTCTGCGCATGACGCAACAACGCCCTTATATCCGTCTCAAGGTCGCTGCCAGTCTGGATGGCCGCACAGCGTTGGCGAATGGCGTCAGTCAATGGATCACGTCGCCGGAGGCACGGAAAGATGTCCATCACTGGCGTGCGCAAAGTTGTGCAGTGATCACGGGTATCTCTACCATTCTGCAGGATAATGCCTCGCTCACCGTACGTGAGGTGAAGACGCCACGCCAACCGCTACGCGTCATTCTCGATAGCCAGTTACGCATCCCGATAGACGCCAAGGTGTTGCAGGATGGCCATGCGCTGGTGGCGTATGCGCACGGGGAGGCCGCCAAGCTGGAGATATTGCAAGTGATGGGGGTACGTACCCTGCATGCACCGAATGTGCAGGGGCAGGTGGATATTGCTGCCGTCATGCAGGCACTAACGGCCTGGCCTTGTAATGAGGTATTGGTCGAGGCGGGGGCAACGCTGAATGGGGCCTTTTTGCAAAGCGGGTTTGTGGATGAGTTATTGCTGTATTACGCACCCAAGCTAATGGGAGACGCGGCACGCGGCATGTTTGCCCTGCCAGCATGGACGCAGATGGCAGACATACATACGCTGGACATCATGGATCTGCGACAGGTCGGGCAGGATATCCGTCTTCAGGCCAGGCTTAAGCCCTGATTCTTATGCTGATCGACACCCACTGTCATCTGGATGCCCGTGAGTTTGATGCCGACCGTGAGCCGGTCTGGCAGGCGGCCCTGGCGCAGGGCGTTCGAGCGGTGGTCATCCCGGCCGTGACGCAGGCGAGCTTTGAACCGATTATGGCCTGGTGCGCACGGCATCCGCAAGCCGGATTCGCTCTTGGCTGGCATCCCATGTATGTGTCTGAGGCACCTGAGGATGCGCTGGCGCAGCTCGAGCAAACCGTCGCCAGGGTGCTGGAGGGCCCTCAGGCGCATCAATTGCTGGCGATTGGAGAGATCGGTCTCGACTTCTACCTGACGCGCGAAAATGAGGCCAGACAGCTAGAGCTATATGAAGGACAGTTGCGCATTGCCAGGCAGTTTCATTTGCCTGTGATTTTGCATGTGCGAGGTGCGATAGACACCATCCTCAAATATTTGCGCAAGCATGCGTTAACGGGGGGCATTGCACATGCTTACAACGGCAGCAAGCAACAAGCGGAGATATTTGCCAGTTTGGGATTCAAATTAGGGTTTGGTGGTGCCATGACCTGGCCGCGCGCATTGAAACTGCGTCAGCTTGCTGCAGAGTTGCCTGTGGAAACACTGGTTCTGGAGACCGATGCGCCGGATATTCCGCCGGTTTGGCTGGGGCATCAAGGAAGAAATGCGCCGGATCAATTAAAAAAGATCGCAGAAGAGATGGCCCTGATGCGTGGCTTGGAAGCTTCGCAACTCATTGAAATGACTGGTAAAAATTCTGTAGAAGTTTTGCCAAAAATAGCCCATTTATGCACATGACTTAAAGTGACACTTTAAGAATGTGTCGAAAGTGACTATATTATAGTGGTGCTTTGTAAGTAATTGATTTTATTGAATAAAAAAATAGATTAAAAAATGAACTTTTGGAAAAAGTCCTTATAAATTGGTAAGTTACGGAATTAAGACACAGCAATCCACAAAGTTATCCACAGATTTTGTGGATAGCAAAATACAGTGTTTGTCCTACAAGAAAAGCAAGTGGTTTTACAAACTTTACAATTACTAATCGGTGCTTGGCCAGGCCTCTCATATGCGCATTCAATCCCAACATTTCCGTAGCATTTGGCAACAAGCCAACGCTGTTTATATCATTGACCAGACGCAGTTGCCGTTTGATTTTGTGACGGTGGAATTAACGTCTTTGGCGCAAATATGTCATGCCATCCGCCACATGCAGGTCCGTGGTGCACCCCTCATTGGAGCTGCGGCAGCCTATGGTGTGGCGTTAGGTATTCAGCAGGATGCCAGCGATGAACACTTGCAGGCGGTGGTAAAGCAGCTGATCGCCACGCGACCGACTGCCGTCAATCTGGCCTGGGCGGCACAGCGCATGCAACAGACGTTAATGCCGCTGGCTGTGGCGCAACGCGCAGCTGCCGCTTGGCTGGCGGCACAAGCGATTGCTGATGAGGATGTGGCGCAGAATCTGGCGATTGGCCAGCACGGTAAAGCCTTGATCGCTGAAAAGGCCACGGTGGATGCCAATCAGGCTGTGAATATTTTGACCCATTGCAATGCCGGGTGGTTGGCCACGGTGGATGGCGGGACGGCCTTGGCGCCGATTTACGCCGCGCATGATGCAGGTCTGAAAGTACATGTCTGGGTAGATGAAACGCGGCCACGCAACCAGGGTGCCAGCCTGACCGCCTGGGAGCTGGCGCAACACGGGGTTCCGCATACGGTGATTGCCGATAATGCTGGCGGCCATCTGATGCAGCATGGTCAGGTAGATCTGGTCATCGTCGGTGCAGATCGTGTCACCAGTCAAGGGGATGTCTGCAACAAGATAGGCACCTATTTAAAAGCGCTGGCAGCATTTGATCAGCAAATCCCGTTTTATGCTGCGGTGCCGACGCCGACCATAGACTGGCAGATCGCACGCGGCGCAGAGATCGAGATTGAAATGCGTGATGCGGATGAGGTGGCTTATATGCAAGGGCAGACTGCAACAGGAGACATACAGACGGTCCGGGTGATTCCGCGTGAAAGCCCGGCATTGAATCCGGCGTTTGATGTGACGCCAGCCAGGCTGGTGACAGGGGTGATTACCGAGCATGGGGTGTTTGCCCCAGACCAGTTGCATGCGCTGAAAACGCATAGTCTGGGCGATTAACATGAGCAAGCGCTCGCCTGCGCAACAGTTGTTATACACGGCCCAGCAAATGGCCCTGACTGGCCTGAATAAAGGCACCTCTGGCAACGCCAGTGTCCGGCTAGAAACGGGTTTTCTGGTGACGCCTTCTGGCGTGCCGGCAGAACAGCTGCATGTTGACAGCATGGTACATATGGATTGGCAAGGCCGGGCTGAAGCCGGGAAAAACCCCTCCAGCGAATGGCGTTTTCATCTGGATATTTTACAGGCGCGGCCTGAAGTTAATGCGGTTGTGCATTGCCACAGCATGTTTGCGACTACGGTAGCCTGCATGGGGCACGACGTGCCGCCGTTTCATTACATGATTGCCAGCGTGGGTGGAGATAATATCCGTTGCGCGCCCTACGCCTTGTTTGGCACCCAGGCGCTGTCTGAGGTTGCGCTCGCTGCATTGCATGAGCGCAAGGCCTGTTTGCTGGCACATCATGGCATGATTGCGCTTGGCAAGGATTTATCCCACGCACTGGCCGTGGCGGTAGAAGTGGAAAACCTGTGTGAGCAGTACTGGCGACTGTTACAAGTTGGGCAGCTCCGCTTGCTGACGCCTGCGCAAATGCTTGAAGTCCATGCCCAATTTAAAGGCTATGGACAATGGCGTGATCCGGTTTAATTACACCGGATGGATTTAGAGTTTTGGAAATAGTGCCAGGGTGGTCATGCGCAATAGAGCGCCAGGGTCACAAATGTAGGTGTTCTGTTTCATCTCGCTAGCGGATGGAGGTACTGCGAGGATGGCTTCTGCGGGAGCAAAGCATTTGAGCAGAACGCCACCGGATTCTACGGCATTGAGTCCTTTGGCATAGCTGGTGGCCAGCGCCTCCGAGGGCGTCCAGCAAAAGCCAATCTGGTCTTGATCAAACAAAAACCAGCTTTCGCCACGATACAGGGTCAGGCCCTGCAGCGGTTGATGCTGTGTGTCGGCCAAGCATTTTTTCAGCACGCGCAGCACCAGCGCATCATTTTTAATCAAGGCGCGCAAATCGCCGCCATATTGTCGCCACAATGCGCCAATGTTTGATTGGTCAAAGCCGGATTCATCCTGAATCCGGCCGATGTATTCGAAGGTTTGCCGCCATAAAGCAGCATCCACGGTATTCACGTACTGACCATGACAAAACTGCCTGGCCAGCGACTGTACGGAGACACTTTGCATACGTATTGAATCAGGCGTCTTCATCGCTGGCCCAGCTGGGTTAACGCACCCATACGCCCTCAATCAGTTTTTCCTGCGGCTGGAACTGCTGCTTGTAAGCCATTTTCTGGCTGTCTGCAATCCAGTAGCCCAGGTACAAATAGTCCAGGCCGAGTTGCTTGGCCCACTCGATTTGCCAGAGGATGCTATAGGTGCCATAACTCGCTTTGTCATGCGTATCATAAAACGTGTACACCGCAGACAGACCATCCATGACAATATCAATCACGCTGACCATCTTGAGCTGCTGCTGTGCATCTCTAAACTCGACCATTACGCTATCTACATTGCTTTGACATAAAAACTGCTGGTATTGCGTCGCTTCGTCTTCTTGCGGCATGGCTGACTCCAGACTGCTGGGATGACGCTGTTGCTGGTAGGTCAGGTACAGGGCGAAGTGTTCTGAATCATAACTGGCTTCACGGATGGTGGCCTGTAACGGTGCATGCTTCTTAAATGCCCGTTGCTGGCTACGCGTGGCTTCAAACGCATGTACCGGTAAACGGACCGAAATGCAGGCATTGCAATGTTCGCAATGCGGCCGGTAAGCAAACTTGCCACTGCGGCGAAAGCCCTGCTGTATCAGTCCGCTATACACGCGGCCATCTACCAGTGTCTGCGGTGTGGCAATCAGGCTTTGCGCCAGCTTTTTAGGCAGATAGCCACAGGTGTAAGCGGTGGTCACATAAAACTGTAATTTTTGCAGGGGTGCGTCGTTAGGTAGGGTCATATTGCACTAAATGCGTTAACTCTTCGATAAACCGGTCTCTGGGAATTTCATAAGCACCAAAACTGGCAAGTAACGGTGTATGCATCTGACAATCAATCATACCGACTTGTTGCGAGATTAACCATTGCACCAGATGCGCAAATGCCACTTTGGACGCATTGCTGACATGGTGAAACATACTTTCACCATAAAACATGCGGCCAATCTTGACCCCATAACAACCGCCAACCAATTGCCCATCTTGCCAGGCTTCCATACTATGCGCGTAGCCCATGGCATGCAACTCGCTGTATGCCGCAATCATTTCATCGGTGATCCATGAGCCGGATTGACCTGGGCGCGGGGTGGCAGCACAAGCCTGCATCACGGCGGTAAATTGCGTATTCATGCGTAACTCAAACGGCTGTTGCTGGATGACCTTGCGCAAAGAGCGGGTGATTTTCAGCGCTGGTGGAAACAGCACCATGCGTGGGTCCGGACTCCACCAGAGGATAGGCTCGCCCGGACTAAACCATGGAAAAATCCCTTGTTTGTAGGCGCTCAACAGGCGTCGTGGCGTCAGGCTGCCGCCGATGGCGATCAGGCCGTTGGGCTCTGTCAACGCCTGCTGCAAGTTCGGGAATGGGGTCTCTGCTGCGAGAATGCGCACCGGCCCGCCCGGGAGAGGATAGTAATTGTCATGCATAAACAGTCATTGCGGTGGTGTAGGGACGCAAGTTAATCGTATTACGGTTTAGTCGGCGCTCCGTGATTGCCAGATACTGATGAGTCTGGTGATCACATAGCTATCCTTTAACGCACATGAGTAAAGTCAGCCTGATATTCAATACGTCATTACGCACGCTTTATGCGGGACTGATACAGGCCCTTACCCGCACGCATTTGCATTTGGTACTAGAACTTAAACGGATTGTGCTTGCTCGTCCATTCTATAACCTTATGGCCGGGGATGCCACGCGAGATGCCAAACCCTTGGGCATAGTCGCAGCCCAGTTCGGCCAGAATCTGCGCCTGCTCGGCTTTTTCGACGCCTTCAGCCACCACCTTGCGGCCGAAGTCGCGGCAGAGCGTAATCACGCCACGGATCACCGCCATGTCTTCCTGGTCACTTAACATGTTATGGATAAAGGACTGATCAATTTTAATGATGTTGACTGGCAGGCGGCGTAAGTAAATCAGCGAGGAGTAGCCTGAGCCAAAATCATCAATCGAGAATGCAACGCCCAGCGCCTGGCATTGCTGGATGACGCGGTTGACGCGGGCAAAATCGCTGATGGCAGCACTTTCTGTGATCTCGATATGCAGCTGTTGCGGCTTGATCATGGCATACTTTTTAAACAAGTCAGCCAATCGTTCCGGAAACTGCTTATGCATTAAATGCTGGGCGGCGATGTTGACGGAGACTTGTGTGTCCAAGCCCTGGCTTTGCCACTCGCTCAATTGGCGCAGGCTTTCTTCTATCACCCAGTTACCAATGTCCACAATCAGATTGGTATGTTCGACCGCAGTCAGGAAGTCGTTAGGGTAGAGCAGTCCGCGCACCGGATGCTGCCAGCGCAGCAAAGCCTCAAAACAGAAAATTTCACCAGACTGCATACAGACTTGCGGTTGGTAAACCAGGCGGATATGGTTGTTTTGGATGCCATGCAGCAAGTCCTTGAGCAACGCTTGCTGTTGCTGGGATTGCTGCGCAGACGCCAGGTCAAACAAATGGCATTGATGCCCACCATGCGTTTTGGCATGGTACATGGCATGGTCGGCATGCCGTAGCAAGGTGTCTGGCGGGTTGCGGTCTATCGGGTATAGCGTATAGCCAATGCTGGCTGAAATGGAAAACTTGAATTTATCTACCTTGAACGGTTTTTCAATCGCCGTCAGCAACTTTTTGAGCAGTCGTGCATATTCGTTGGCCGTCCGTAGTCCGCACAACAACATTGCAAATTCATCGCCTCCGAGCCTGGCCAGGGTATCTTGCGGTTTGAGCAGGCCATTCAGTCGGGCTGCCAGTTGCATGAGCAAACGGTCACCGTATTCGTGGCCGTATTGGTCATTGACGATTTTGAAGTCATCCAGGTCAATATAACAAATGGCCACCAGCGTCGACTGGCTTTCGGCTTCGTGTAGCGCTTGTTGCAATCGGCTCGAAAACAACACGCGGTTAGGCAGTTGCGTCAGCACATCATGATAAGCCAGATGCTCAAGCATGTTTTGTTGCTCTTTGGCGCGCGTAATGTCTGAGAAGAGGCCGACATAATGCTGAAATTCGCCCGCCTGGTTGAGCACTGGCGACAATTCGAGTTCTACCAGATACTCATGACCTTGTTGATGACGGTTCCAGACCTCGCCCTGCCACTCCTGAAAGCCATGCTGGCTGTCATACAAGGACTGGAACAGGTCTGGTTGCTTATAGGCGATGCCTAGTTGTTGCGGAGTTTTACCCATGACTTCAGGTTGTGCATAGCCTGTAATCACGCTGAAGGAGGGGTTGCACTGAATGATATGCCCCTGGGTGTCGGTAATGAAAATTGCATCATGGGCATGGTCAAACACGCTGGAAGAGACCTTTAGCCGGCTGGCATTGGCCTGCAGCTGGCTCACCATTTCACGCAGGCGTCTGCGCATTTTAAGCATGTTGGCGATCAGGCTGTCGGGGGCTGCCGTGGTTTGGTCTTCGGCAAAGTCGCCGCTTTCAATCCGCATCAATAAATGCTTGGCTGTCTCGGGATCGCCGCCCAAGGGGTTCAACACAAAGCGCTGCAAGCCGCTGACAATGGCAATCAGCACGACCAATGTCAGGATAAAGGTAATGATCATCAAAGGCGACAGTGTGCCCAGTGCAGACCAGTAAGCTTCACTGGTCGGGTACACAATATTGATCTGAAAATCCCATTCTGGCACCTGCCGCGTGACCTTGGTCCAGCGGTGCTGGCTATCTTTGAGGGCGGTTTCTGCCTCCAGGCGTGTCAGTCCATTGGTTAAAAAGCGGATATTGCCGTGTCCGTCGGTGATGGCCACAAAGCCTTTTTTCAAAAATCCCCATTGCCGGATCGCCTGGTCAATGGCGTTAAAATCAAGCTTGTAACCGACGTACCAGGCCCCAATCAGGTTGCCGTGATTATCCTGCATGGGTTCATAGCGGGAGAGATACGATTCCCCAAGGATATCTACCACGCCAAAATAAGCCTGATTTTTTTGCAGTGCGACAATCGCCTTGCCAAACGGATCCAGCTCTGTGCCAAAAGCATTGGTGCCATCCGCTTTTTTGACGTTGGTTGAGATGCGCAGAAACTGCCCGCCACGTTTGACAAAAATGGTGGCGGTACCGCTACCTATGCGTGTCACTGAATCGACCAGTAGTGTGCTGCCGGTTTGAGGGGTATCCCCAAATTGCAAGTTTGGGACGTCCATTCCCAGTATCTGGGTCGTGCCGTTAATATTGGGCGGGCCTTCAAGCGAGCCATATTGTTTGAGCAAGGCCATGCTTGAGAATACATGTTCGCTGACCAGGGTTTTCGCCGTGATCAACAGGTTGGACAGTTTTTGTGTTTCTTCCTGAGCCTGGGTTTCGATATTGTTTAAATGCGCGTTAAAAATAAATGCGAAAGAAACTAGACCGATCAGCAACCCCAAGCTGGTCAGTGGTAAAAGGATTTTTTTAAAAAGAGTGTAGTGCTTCATTGTGAGTTTATGTAATTATTTTATAAGTAATTTCCCCGTCCTGCATTTTGTTTATACATGGCTTTACAACTGACTGCAATCATTTATAAGACCGGCCCCCTGTGCGAGCCCAATTTTAAATAAATGTCGTCTTATTTATTACACAAATATTTGGGAATGGTTTGTGGTGATGAATGATTGTGATTGATTTGGCCAGGTGAGGTGGCACTCACCTGAATGTTGTGAAAAAAATCTTTCAAATCAATCAATTAATGCGTAAAATGCGCAACTCTCAAGCATTAGCTGGTTACCCGCGTGGAAATCTATACTTCCCTCACTGCCAAACCCATTCAAAGTTACCGTCCTTATTGGGCGAAACGCTTTGGCACCGCCCCCGTGCTGCCCATGAGTCGCGCCGAAATGGATGCATTGGGCTGGGATAGCTGCGATATTATTCTGGTCAGCGGCGATGCCTACATTGACCATCCCAGTTTTGGCGTCGCCCTGATTGGCCGCTTGCTTGAGGCACAAGGTTTTCGCGTGGGCATTATTGCGCAACCAGACTGGCAGTCGGCAGAACCATTCAAAGTGCTGGGTAAACCCAATCTGTATTTTGGCGTCACGGCTGGGAATATGGATAGCATGGTCAACCGCTATACCGCGGACCGCAAGATACGCTCGGATGATGCCTATACACCGCATGCCGAGGCCAACAAGCGCCCTGATCGCGCGGTACTGGTTTACTCTCAACGTTGTAAAGAGGCTTATGCGGATGTGCCGCTGGTGATTGGCAGTATTGAAGCCAGCCTGCGCCGTATAGCGCACTATGATTACTGGTCAGATAAAGTCCGCCGTTCTATCCTGATGGATGCCAAGGCGGACTTGCTAGTGTTCGGAAACGCCGAGCGTGCCATTGTCGAACTGTCGCACCGTATTGCCCGTGGAGAATCGATCCATGAGATTGAGGATATTCGCGGCACCGCGTTTATCCGCAAGCAAGTGCCAGATGAATTTGTGGAGGTGCCCTCTACCCGTCTCGACCGGCCAGGGGTGGTGGATAAGCACGAAGACCCCTATGCGATGAAAATGGGCAAAGCCGATGCCAGTTGCGCAACGGATGATCAGGCGAAAGACGCCAATGCCGCGGCGATCAGCTTGCCTTTACCGCTGAAAGCTGCCAAAGTGCCGCGCGAACGTCAGGTGATCCGCATGC
It includes:
- a CDS encoding EAL domain-containing protein; amino-acid sequence: MKHYTLFKKILLPLTSLGLLIGLVSFAFIFNAHLNNIETQAQEETQKLSNLLITAKTLVSEHVFSSMALLKQYGSLEGPPNINGTTQILGMDVPNLQFGDTPQTGSTLLVDSVTRIGSGTATIFVKRGGQFLRISTNVKKADGTNAFGTELDPFGKAIVALQKNQAYFGVVDILGESYLSRYEPMQDNHGNLIGAWYVGYKLDFNAIDQAIRQWGFLKKGFVAITDGHGNIRFLTNGLTRLEAETALKDSQHRWTKVTRQVPEWDFQINIVYPTSEAYWSALGTLSPLMIITFILTLVVLIAIVSGLQRFVLNPLGGDPETAKHLLMRIESGDFAEDQTTAAPDSLIANMLKMRRRLREMVSQLQANASRLKVSSSVFDHAHDAIFITDTQGHIIQCNPSFSVITGYAQPEVMGKTPQQLGIAYKQPDLFQSLYDSQHGFQEWQGEVWNRHQQGHEYLVELELSPVLNQAGEFQHYVGLFSDITRAKEQQNMLEHLAYHDVLTQLPNRVLFSSRLQQALHEAESQSTLVAICYIDLDDFKIVNDQYGHEYGDRLLMQLAARLNGLLKPQDTLARLGGDEFAMLLCGLRTANEYARLLKKLLTAIEKPFKVDKFKFSISASIGYTLYPIDRNPPDTLLRHADHAMYHAKTHGGHQCHLFDLASAQQSQQQQALLKDLLHGIQNNHIRLVYQPQVCMQSGEIFCFEALLRWQHPVRGLLYPNDFLTAVEHTNLIVDIGNWVIEESLRQLSEWQSQGLDTQVSVNIAAQHLMHKQFPERLADLFKKYAMIKPQQLHIEITESAAISDFARVNRVIQQCQALGVAFSIDDFGSGYSSLIYLRRLPVNIIKIDQSFIHNMLSDQEDMAVIRGVITLCRDFGRKVVAEGVEKAEQAQILAELGCDYAQGFGISRGIPGHKVIEWTSKHNPFKF